In a genomic window of Coprococcus eutactus:
- the buk gene encoding butyrate kinase — MAYKILIINPGSTSTKIGVFEDETLLFEETLRHTTEELAGFNMIVDQKDFRKKVILDVLAEKNFDIKTLDVCVGRGGMLKPIPGGTYAVSDDLLEDLKIGKQGQHASNLGGILAREIGDELGVPSYIVDPVVVDELMPSSRLSGVPELPRISVFHALNQKAVAKRYAKEVGKKYTDLNLIVVHMGGGVSVGAHDHGKVVDVYNALDGDGAFSPERAGGVPSGALVKMCFSGEYTQAEVMKKLVGKGGFNAYIGSNDARDLEKLVNDGDEHAKLVQDAFYQQVAKDIGGMATVLRGKVDQIILTGGIAYSKHTCEELEKRAGFIAPFTVYAGEDELLALAQGALRVMNGEEEPMKY; from the coding sequence ATGGCTTACAAGATTCTTATAATAAATCCAGGTTCAACATCAACAAAGATTGGTGTGTTCGAGGATGAGACACTTTTATTTGAAGAGACACTCAGACATACAACTGAGGAGCTGGCAGGATTCAACATGATAGTTGATCAGAAGGATTTCAGAAAGAAAGTTATCCTTGACGTGCTTGCAGAGAAGAATTTTGATATCAAGACACTTGATGTATGTGTAGGACGTGGTGGAATGCTCAAGCCTATCCCTGGTGGTACATATGCAGTAAGCGATGATCTTCTTGAGGATCTCAAGATAGGTAAGCAGGGACAGCATGCATCTAATCTTGGTGGTATACTTGCCAGAGAAATCGGAGATGAGCTTGGAGTTCCTTCATACATAGTTGACCCTGTGGTTGTAGATGAGCTTATGCCATCATCAAGACTTTCAGGAGTTCCAGAGCTTCCAAGAATCAGCGTATTCCACGCACTCAACCAGAAGGCAGTTGCAAAGAGATACGCAAAGGAGGTTGGCAAGAAGTATACAGACCTCAATCTTATCGTAGTACACATGGGCGGCGGTGTATCAGTTGGTGCACACGATCACGGTAAAGTTGTAGATGTGTACAATGCACTTGATGGTGACGGAGCATTTTCACCGGAGAGAGCTGGCGGTGTACCTTCAGGAGCTCTTGTAAAGATGTGTTTCTCCGGTGAGTATACACAGGCAGAGGTTATGAAGAAGCTTGTTGGTAAGGGCGGATTCAACGCATATATAGGAAGCAACGATGCAAGAGATCTTGAGAAGCTTGTGAACGATGGTGATGAGCATGCAAAGCTTGTTCAGGATGCATTTTATCAGCAGGTTGCAAAGGATATAGGCGGAATGGCTACAGTACTCCGCGGTAAGGTGGATCAGATCATCCTTACAGGTGGTATAGCTTATTCAAAGCATACATGCGAAGAACTTGAGAAGAGAGCTGGCTTCATAGCTCCATTTACAGTATATGCAGGTGAGGATGAGCTTCTCGCACTTGCACAGGGTGCACTCAGAGTCATGAACGGTGAAGAGGAGCCAATGAAGTACTAA
- a CDS encoding alpha/beta-type small acid-soluble spore protein: MASSNSNKASVPEAKSAMNKFKMEVAKEIGVDLKDGYNGDLTSAQSGSIGGEMVRQMIKRQEEQMSGR, translated from the coding sequence ATGGCAAGTTCAAACTCTAACAAGGCAAGTGTCCCAGAGGCAAAGAGTGCTATGAACAAGTTCAAGATGGAGGTAGCTAAGGAGATCGGTGTAGATCTTAAGGACGGCTACAATGGAGATTTAACTTCAGCTCAGTCTGGATCGATCGGAGGAGAGATGGTTCGTCAGATGATCAAGAGACAGGAAGAGCAGATGTCAGGCAGATAA